Proteins from one Cicer arietinum cultivar CDC Frontier isolate Library 1 chromosome 3, Cicar.CDCFrontier_v2.0, whole genome shotgun sequence genomic window:
- the LOC101513770 gene encoding remorin 4.1-like: MNYPNTSTSHVTEENQEDEQITEIREIHALTPQPTNHGHNHRSSSVSITSTTESDQNFTTMSREFTALVLAGQTIDHNNISTPHEHEAVNNNNNNNNLGRIGEDDMMVETNPLAIVADNNPLELNPVASPTRRRTMNDGVGARVSEEQHVSVQRVKKEEVDTKISAWQNAKVAKINNRFKREDAVINGWENEQVQKATSWMKKVERKLEEKRAKALEKMQNKVAKAHRKAEERRASAEAKRGTKVARVLEIAGLMRAVGRPPSKKSFF; this comes from the exons ATGAATTATCCAAATACTTCCACTAGCCATGTAACAGAGGAAAACCAAGAAGATGAACAAATAACTGAAATCAGAGAAATCCATGCCTTAACACCACAACCCACCAACCATGGCCACAACCACCGTTCATCTTCTGTGTCCATAACCAGCACCACAGAAAGTGATCAGAACTTCACAACCATGAGCAGAGAATTCACTGCTCTTGTTCTAGCAGGACAAACCATTGATCACAACAACATAAGCACTCCACATGAACATGAAGCtgttaacaacaacaacaacaacaacaacttggGGAGAATTGGAGAAGATGATATGATGGTAGAAACAAACCCTTTAGCGATTGTTGCTGATAACAACCCTTTAGAGTTAAACCCTGTTGCATCTCCTACTAGAAGAAGAACTATGAATGATGGTGTTGGTGCACGTGTGAGTGAAGAACAACACGTGTCGGTTCAGAGGGTGAAGAAGGAAGAAGTTGATACAAAGATATCAGCTTGGCAGAATGCTAAGGTTGCTAAGATTAATAACAGGTTTAAGAGGGAAGATGCTGTGATCAATGGTTGGGAGAATGAACAGGTTCAGAAAGCTACTTCTTGGATGAAAAAAGTTGAG AGGAAGCTGGAAGAGAAAAGAGCAAAAGCGTTGGAGAAAATGCAAAACAAAGTAGCAAAAGCACATAGAAAAGCAGAGGAGAGAAGAGCATCAGCAGAGGCAAAAAGGGGAACTAAAGTAGCCAGAGTTCTTGAGATTGCTGGCCTTATGAGAGCAGTTGGAAGACCTCCTTCCAAAAAATCTTTCttctaa